The Microcystis panniformis FACHB-1757 region CTCTGATGCGGAAAAGATAACCTGTAGTTCAGCATCCGGGATTTGTGCAGCTAGGAGTTTGAAGAGTGATAATTTGTCTGTCTGGCTCAGATTGTTGACCAGAAGAATTAACTCAGTGAGTGACATGGCTTAAACTTCTAGATATGCGAGAATAAATTGATCATAAGCGATCTGTGAGGTACGGTCTAACAATCCCGTTGCACACCGACCGTATCAGGTTGGTCGGTGCTGAGTAACAAGAACCACATCATGTCCAGCATCAATTAGAAATCTCGCAGTGATTGCGTAAACGTCTTGATCGAGAAGAAATTTCATTATTAAGCCGACACGAGTTTAATGTCTTCAGCCGCTACTAAAGCGATAGCATATTGCAGACAAGCACGAATGTCTTCAATTTGTAAATCAGGGTAATAATCCTGAATAATTATACTGAAAGAGAGTCCCTCATTTAGCAACTCAAGAACACTCTGCACAGTGATGCGCGTCCCTTCTATGCAGGGCTTCCCAAAATGAATTTGAGGGTTAACAGAAATTTTATACATTAGACCTCTTGCATAATTTTTTTATGGTATAATGGAGGGTTTTGCTTTTTTCTCAATTCTTAGATTGAAGTGGAAAAAAGAATAAAATGTGATCTTAGGTCAGGAAATCATCTATAATTTTGCTATGTTTATTAGCAAAATTATGGATTATCAAAACTTATCAGATGAACAATTCAAACGCCGTTTCGGTGTGTATAAACAAACATATAGAAAGATGGTAGAATCAGTAAAAAGTGTTGAAGCCGACTCTAATTCACCATCTAAAAGGGGACCGAAACCTAAACTATCTATAGAAGAACAAGTTTTAGTAACGTTAGAATATTGGCGAGAATATAGAACATATTTTCACATTGGTACAAGCTGGGAACTATCAGAATCAACTATATGTCGGATTGTAAATAAGACGGAAAAAATGCTTTTACAATCGGGAAACTTCCGTTTAAAAGGAAAAAAAGCTTTACTCAATCAAGCAGAGATACCGGTCATAACGGTAATGGATGTAACGGAAACTCCCATTGAACGCCCCCAAAAGAAACAGAAAGATTTTTTGGGAGGTAAAAGAGGTTATCATACTTTAAAATCCCAATTAGTAGCTGATCAAAATACCGAGGAAATTATCTGTGTCTTTTGTGG contains the following coding sequences:
- a CDS encoding IS5 family transposase — translated: MFISKIMDYQNLSDEQFKRRFGVYKQTYRKMVESVKSVEADSNSPSKRGPKPKLSIEEQVLVTLEYWREYRTYFHIGTSWELSESTICRIVNKTEKMLLQSGNFRLKGKKALLNQAEIPVITVMDVTETPIERPQKKQKDFLGGKRGYHTLKSQLVADQNTEEIICVFCGKGRGHDFSLFKKSRVRFHPLTTSIEDSGYQGIAAYHSNSYTPKKKPKNGKLTDLEKEYNKALTKERIIIEHINRKLKIFKILSCKYRNRRRRYSLRVNLLAAIYNCELGIGIAAS
- a CDS encoding DUF433 domain-containing protein, whose translation is MYKISVNPQIHFGKPCIEGTRITVQSVLELLNEGLSFSIIIQDYYPDLQIEDIRACLQYAIALVAAEDIKLVSA